A region from the Felis catus isolate Fca126 chromosome F1, F.catus_Fca126_mat1.0, whole genome shotgun sequence genome encodes:
- the ETV3 gene encoding ETS translocation variant 3 isoform X2, which yields MTWGLAVWRRVKMKAGCSIVEKPEGGGGYQFPDWAYKTESSPGSRQIQLWHFILELLQKEEFRHVIAWQQGEYGEFVIKDPDEVARLWGRRKCKPQMNYDKLSRALRYYYNKRILHKTKGKRFTYKFNFNKLVMPNYPFINIRSSDGSLIPVQENRLYLVSDQPIDTVFVELCVKAKQSDCNSADSEFSEKSWKKLEKSERGCGRENILLRSIVDRCGPPECATSADGLFPVPFPPSGHPFSDGRRAARAVLRRLPRRFWPGVR from the exons ATGACTTGGGGATTAGCAGTTTGGAG GAGGGTGAAAATGAAAGCGGGCTGTAGCATCGTGGAAAAGCCAGAAGGAGGTGGAG GGTATCAGTTTCCCGACTGGGCCTACAAAACAGAGTCGTCCCCGGGCTCCCGGCAGATCCAGCTGTGGCACTTCATCCTGGAGCTGCTGCAGAAGGAAGAGTTCCGCCACGTCATCGCCTGGCAGCAGGGGGAGTACGGCGAGTTTGTCATCAAGGACCCGGACGAGGTGGCCCGCCTCTGGGGCCGCAGGAAGTGCAAACCACAGATGAATTACGACAAGCTGAGCCGGGCCCTCAG ATACTATTATAACAAGAGGATCCTTcataaaacaaaagggaaaagattTACTTATAAATTTAACTTCAACAAGCTGGTGATGCCTAACTACCCATTCATCAACATCCGGTCAAGTG atGGAAGTCTTATCCCTGTCCAAGAAAACAGATTGTATTTAGTTTCTGACCAGCCCATCGATACTGTTTTTGTGGAGTTGTGTGTTAAGGCAAAGCAATCTGATTGTAATTCTGCAGATTCTGAGTTCTCAGAGAAAAGTTGGAAGAAACTTGAAAAGTCAGAGCGGGGGTGTGGCCGGGAGAACATACTGCTGAGATCCATTGTAGATAG GTGTGGTCCCCCAGAGTGCGCCACCAGTGCCGACGGCCTCTTCCCGGTTCCATTTCCCCCCTCTGGACACCCATTCTCCGACGGGCGACGTGCAGCCCGGGCGGTTCTCCGCCGGCTCCCTCGCCGCTTCTGGCCAGGAGTCCGGTAA
- the ETV3 gene encoding ETS translocation variant 3 isoform X1, which yields MKAGCSIVEKPEGGGGYQFPDWAYKTESSPGSRQIQLWHFILELLQKEEFRHVIAWQQGEYGEFVIKDPDEVARLWGRRKCKPQMNYDKLSRALRYYYNKRILHKTKGKRFTYKFNFNKLVMPNYPFINIRSSGVVPQSAPPVPTASSRFHFPPLDTHSPTGDVQPGRFSAGSLAASGQESGNGAERKAELPELDDGSAADWRRGVDLLSSRSAVGAGGIGHQKRKPDIMLPLFTRPGMYPDPHSPFAVSPLPGRGGVLNVPISPALSLTPTIFSYSPSPGLSPFAGSGCFSFNPEEMKHYLHSQACSVFNYHLSPRTFPRYPGLVVPPLQCQMHPEESAQFSIKLQPPPAGRKNRERVESSEESAPVPAPPVAPVPPRIKVEPASDKDPESLGQLAREEERSQEEGPVPGRTTEEEKGTLFARPAVPVWPSAPVGTPSEEPLEVAEDSEDRPGREPNAPEKKEDALMPPKLRLKRRWNDGPGARQPSKNGAALWRGPGPRGLAAAADA from the exons ATGAAAGCGGGCTGTAGCATCGTGGAAAAGCCAGAAGGAGGTGGAG GGTATCAGTTTCCCGACTGGGCCTACAAAACAGAGTCGTCCCCGGGCTCCCGGCAGATCCAGCTGTGGCACTTCATCCTGGAGCTGCTGCAGAAGGAAGAGTTCCGCCACGTCATCGCCTGGCAGCAGGGGGAGTACGGCGAGTTTGTCATCAAGGACCCGGACGAGGTGGCCCGCCTCTGGGGCCGCAGGAAGTGCAAACCACAGATGAATTACGACAAGCTGAGCCGGGCCCTCAG ATACTATTATAACAAGAGGATCCTTcataaaacaaaagggaaaagattTACTTATAAATTTAACTTCAACAAGCTGGTGATGCCTAACTACCCATTCATCAACATCCGGTCAAGTG GTGTGGTCCCCCAGAGTGCGCCACCAGTGCCGACGGCCTCTTCCCGGTTCCATTTCCCCCCTCTGGACACCCATTCTCCGACGGGCGACGTGCAGCCCGGGCGGTTCTCCGCCGGCTCCCTCGCCGCTTCTGGCCAGGAGTCCGGTAACGGCGCCGAGAGAAAGGCGGAGCTGCCGGAGCTGGACGACGGCTCGGCCGCCGACTGGCGCCGGGGCGTGGACCTCCTGTCCTCGCGGAGTGCCGTCGGTGCGGGAGGGATCGGCCATCAGAAACGCAAGCCGGACATCATGCTTCCTCTGTTCACCAGGCCCGGGATGTACCCTGACCCCCACAGCCCCTTCGCCGTCTCTCCGCTCCCTGGCCGTGGGGGCGTTCTCAACGTCCCCATctccccagccctgtccctgACGCCCACCATCTTCTCCTACAGCCCGTCCCCGGGCCTGAGCCCCTTCGCCGGCAGCGGCTGCTTCTCCTTCAACCCTGAGGAAATGAAACACTACCTTCATTCTCAAGCCTGCTCCGTGTTCAACTACCACCTGAGTCCGCGGACATTCCCCCGTTACCCGGGCCTCGTGGTCCCGCCTCTGCAGTGCCAGATGCATCCTGAGGAGTCGGCCCAGTTTTCCATCAAGCTGCAGCCCCCGCCAGCTGGGCGGAAGAACCGGGAGAGGGTGGAGAGCAGCGAGGAGTCCGCCCCCGTCCCTGCTCCCCCCGTGGCTCCTGTCCCCCCGAGAATTAAGGTGGAGCCGGCCTCCGACAAGGATCCGGAGAGCCTCGGGCAGTTGGCGCGGGAGGAGGAGCGCtcccaggaagagggccctgTGCCGGGCAGGACCACGGAGGAGGAGAAGGGCACCCTCTTTGCCCGCCCGGCTGTGCCGGTCTGGCCCTCCGCACCCGTCGGCACCCCGAGCGAAGAGCCCCTAGAGGTGGCTGAAGACAGTGAGGACAGGCctggcagagagcccaacgcgccTGAGAAGAAAGAAGACGCCCTGATGCCCCCCAAGCTCCGGTTGAAGCGGCGTTGGAACGATGGCCCTGGAGCCCGCCAGCCCAGTAAGAACGGCGCGGCCCTCTGGAGGGGGCCGGGACCCCGGGGCTTGGCCGCGGCCGCCGATGCCTAG
- the ETV3L gene encoding ETS translocation variant 3-like protein isoform X1, with the protein MHCGCGAQGVPVAGSSWISGLAFPDWAYKAESSPGSRQIQLWHFILELLQKEEFRHVIAWQQGEYGEFVIKDPDEVARLWGRRKCKPQMNYDKLSRALRYYYNKRILHKTKGKRFTYKFNFSKLIVVNYPLWEVRAPPCPLLLGAPALFRPALLPMGMHGELLHSALLARWATVEQLAGQRTPRGPPEASEDKKGSGSSALRLGSLPAPCQLGPCCLLGSPREELLGLASLAPPLLPSLPPDWTRLSGPFLPPVPPERLIPGTSKPDTLLPGPGCPPATHHFPGLPLLAGLGQGAGERIRLLPLRPPGLEVKPYPMMGAKGRLDPREGFSSEIHRPKVGDESPVSPHLENFKAVWPLDPP; encoded by the exons ATGCACTGCGGCTGCGGGGCCCAGGGCGTCCCTGTCGCGGGCAGCTCCTGGATCTCAG gcttGGCCTTCCCGGACTGGGCCTACAAAGCCGAGTCGTCCCCGGGCTCCCGGCAGATCCAGCTGTGGCACTTCATCCTGGAACTGCTGCAGAAGGAAGAGTTCCGCCACGTCATCGCCTGGCAGCAGGGGGAGTACGGCGAGTTTGTCATCAAGGACCCGGACGAGGTGGCCCGCCTCTGGGGCCGCAGGAAGTGCAAACCACAGATGAATTACGACAAGCTGAGCCGGGCCCTCAG GTATTACTACAACAAGAGGATCCTGCACAAGACCAAAGGCAAAAGGTTCACGTACAAGTTCAACTTCAGCAAGCTGATTGTCGTCAACTACCCTCTGTGGGAGGTGCGGGCACCACCTTGCCCCCTGCTGCTGGGGGCCCCTGCCCTGTTTCGGCCAGCCCTGTTGCCCATGGGCATGCACGGCGAG ctcctgcaCAGCGCGCTGCTGGCCCGTTGGGCCACAGTGGAGCAGCTGGCCGGGCAGCGGACCCCCCGAGGGCCGCCAGAGGCCTCTGAGGATAAGAAGGGGAGCGGCAGCAGTGCCCTCC gccTTGGCTCTCTCCCAGCCCCCTGCCAGCTTGGCCCTTGCTGCCTTCTGGGGAGCCCCCGAGAGGAGCTGCTGGGTCTGGCCTCCTtggcccctcctctcctgccttccctccctcccgaCTGGACCCGCCTCTCAGGGCCCTTCctgccccctgtccccccagAGCGGCTGATCCCGGGGACCTCCAAGCCAGACACCCTGCTGCCGGGGCCCGGCTGCCCCCCAGCGACCCACCACTTTCCGGGGCTCCCCCTGTTGGCTGGGCTGGGACAGGGGGCCGGCGAGAGGATCCGGCTTTTGCCCCTGAGGCCCCCGGGGCTGGAGGTAAAGCCCTATCCCATGATGGGGGCAAAGGGACGCCTGGACCCCAGGGAGGGCTTCTCCTCAGAGATACACAGACCCAAAGTCGGGGACGAAAGCCCCGTGTCCCCCCATCTGGAGAACTTCAAGGCAGTGTGGCCCTTGGATCCTCCTTaa
- the ETV3L gene encoding ETS translocation variant 3-like protein isoform X2, whose protein sequence is MHCGCGAQGVPVAGSSWISGLAFPDWAYKAESSPGSRQIQLWHFILELLQKEEFRHVIAWQQGEYGEFVIKDPDEVARLWGRRKCKPQMNYDKLSRALRYYYNKRILHKTKGKRFTYKFNFSKLIVVNYPLWEVRAPPCPLLLGAPALFRPALLPMGMHGELLHSALLARWATVEQLAGQRTPRGPPEASEDKKGSGSSALRLGSLPAPCQLGPCCLLGSPREELLGLASLAPPLLPSLPPDWTRLSGPFLPPVPPERLIPGTSKPDTLLPGPGCPPATHHFPGLPLLAGLGQGAGERIRLLPLRPPGLELSSKEMSIRILSLERPQPHLPT, encoded by the exons ATGCACTGCGGCTGCGGGGCCCAGGGCGTCCCTGTCGCGGGCAGCTCCTGGATCTCAG gcttGGCCTTCCCGGACTGGGCCTACAAAGCCGAGTCGTCCCCGGGCTCCCGGCAGATCCAGCTGTGGCACTTCATCCTGGAACTGCTGCAGAAGGAAGAGTTCCGCCACGTCATCGCCTGGCAGCAGGGGGAGTACGGCGAGTTTGTCATCAAGGACCCGGACGAGGTGGCCCGCCTCTGGGGCCGCAGGAAGTGCAAACCACAGATGAATTACGACAAGCTGAGCCGGGCCCTCAG GTATTACTACAACAAGAGGATCCTGCACAAGACCAAAGGCAAAAGGTTCACGTACAAGTTCAACTTCAGCAAGCTGATTGTCGTCAACTACCCTCTGTGGGAGGTGCGGGCACCACCTTGCCCCCTGCTGCTGGGGGCCCCTGCCCTGTTTCGGCCAGCCCTGTTGCCCATGGGCATGCACGGCGAG ctcctgcaCAGCGCGCTGCTGGCCCGTTGGGCCACAGTGGAGCAGCTGGCCGGGCAGCGGACCCCCCGAGGGCCGCCAGAGGCCTCTGAGGATAAGAAGGGGAGCGGCAGCAGTGCCCTCC gccTTGGCTCTCTCCCAGCCCCCTGCCAGCTTGGCCCTTGCTGCCTTCTGGGGAGCCCCCGAGAGGAGCTGCTGGGTCTGGCCTCCTtggcccctcctctcctgccttccctccctcccgaCTGGACCCGCCTCTCAGGGCCCTTCctgccccctgtccccccagAGCGGCTGATCCCGGGGACCTCCAAGCCAGACACCCTGCTGCCGGGGCCCGGCTGCCCCCCAGCGACCCACCACTTTCCGGGGCTCCCCCTGTTGGCTGGGCTGGGACAGGGGGCCGGCGAGAGGATCCGGCTTTTGCCCCTGAGGCCCCCGGGGCTGGAG CTGTCTTCAAAGGAGATGAGCATACGGATTCTGTCGCTTGagcgcccccagccccacctgcccaCATGA